One stretch of Streptomyces peucetius DNA includes these proteins:
- a CDS encoding ABC transporter ATP-binding protein: protein MVAPPDNDVIWARSLRHAHRGSPALVGVSLGVREGEILAVHGARGSGKTTLLQCLSGRLVAQEGEVWFNSTPVHTMSAMVRERLRRDRFGWIDPEPTLVPELKAWENAALPLLLAGVSRRAAKATAMEWMERLDIGPCAGRRPCTLLRAEQQRVAVARALVTTPSVLFADEPTASLHSLDRAHVLRTLAAAVRSHRITMVLATHDADIAALADRTITIADGRRVGSPVIEDAEGRDACSLSV from the coding sequence ATGGTGGCCCCGCCCGACAACGATGTGATCTGGGCTCGATCCCTGCGCCACGCCCACCGCGGCTCCCCTGCCCTCGTCGGCGTCTCCCTGGGCGTGCGGGAGGGTGAGATCCTCGCCGTGCACGGAGCGCGCGGCAGCGGCAAGACCACGCTCCTGCAGTGCCTGTCCGGCCGGCTCGTGGCGCAGGAGGGCGAGGTGTGGTTCAACAGCACCCCCGTGCACACGATGTCCGCCATGGTGCGCGAACGGCTGCGACGCGACCGGTTCGGCTGGATCGATCCGGAGCCGACGCTCGTACCGGAGCTGAAGGCGTGGGAGAACGCGGCCCTGCCGCTGCTGCTCGCGGGCGTCTCCCGCCGGGCCGCGAAGGCCACGGCGATGGAGTGGATGGAGCGACTGGACATCGGCCCCTGCGCGGGCAGGCGCCCGTGCACGCTGCTCCGGGCCGAGCAGCAGCGTGTCGCCGTCGCGCGGGCCCTGGTCACCACGCCGTCCGTGCTCTTCGCCGACGAGCCGACGGCGTCGCTGCACAGCTTGGACCGGGCGCACGTACTGCGCACGCTGGCCGCCGCGGTCCGCTCGCACCGGATCACCATGGTGCTCGCCACGCACGACGCGGACATCGCGGCCCTCGCCGACCGTACGATCACGATCGCCGACGGGCGGCGCGTGGGCTCCCCCGTGATCGAGGACGCGGAAGGCCGGGACGCGTGCTCGCTCTCCGTCTAG
- a CDS encoding ABC transporter ATP-binding protein has product MTLLELQGVSVRFGARTALDTVDLQVAEHEIVCLLGPSGSGKSTLLRAVAGLQDIDAGRVLLDGADQAGVPVHRRGVGLMFQDHQLFPQRDVGGNVAFGLRMHGANRGAQARRTNELLNLVGLPGAHRRSVAALSGGEQQRVALARALAPEPRILMLDEPLGQLDRGLRERLVVELRGLFGRLGTTVLAVTHDQGEAFALADRVVVMRDGRIAQAGTPPEVWQRPASEFVARFLGFDNVVAATVAGTAADTVWGKVAVPDGSPQGARTVLVRPDGVRITDPAQGLRCTVVARTFRGGHVAVRLRPDDGPELEAECSPARTPGEGDTVGVVFAADDVVVLGPEVP; this is encoded by the coding sequence ATGACGCTGCTGGAACTTCAGGGCGTGAGCGTACGGTTCGGGGCGCGGACCGCGCTCGACACGGTGGACCTCCAGGTCGCCGAGCACGAGATCGTGTGTCTGCTCGGGCCGAGCGGCAGCGGCAAGTCGACGCTGCTGCGGGCGGTCGCCGGGCTCCAGGACATCGACGCGGGGCGGGTGCTGCTCGACGGCGCCGACCAGGCGGGTGTGCCGGTGCACCGGCGCGGGGTGGGGCTCATGTTCCAGGACCACCAGCTCTTCCCGCAGCGGGACGTCGGCGGCAACGTCGCGTTCGGCCTGCGGATGCACGGGGCGAACCGCGGCGCACAGGCACGCCGGACGAACGAATTGCTGAACCTCGTGGGGTTGCCGGGTGCGCACCGGCGATCCGTCGCGGCGCTGTCGGGGGGCGAGCAGCAGCGGGTGGCTCTCGCCAGGGCGCTGGCCCCCGAGCCGAGGATCCTGATGCTGGACGAGCCGCTCGGCCAGCTGGACCGCGGGCTGCGGGAACGGCTCGTCGTCGAACTGCGCGGCCTGTTCGGGCGCTTGGGTACGACCGTCCTCGCCGTCACCCACGACCAGGGCGAGGCCTTCGCGCTCGCCGACCGTGTCGTCGTCATGAGGGACGGCCGGATCGCACAGGCGGGGACGCCGCCGGAGGTCTGGCAGCGGCCCGCGTCGGAGTTCGTCGCGCGCTTCCTCGGCTTCGACAACGTGGTGGCCGCGACCGTCGCCGGCACGGCCGCCGACACGGTGTGGGGCAAGGTCGCCGTGCCGGACGGCTCACCGCAGGGAGCGCGCACGGTGCTCGTACGGCCCGACGGGGTGCGGATCACCGATCCGGCGCAGGGCCTGCGGTGCACGGTCGTGGCCCGCACCTTCCGCGGCGGCCATGTCGCCGTACGGCTGCGGCCGGACGACGGCCCCGAGCTGGAGGCGGAGTGCTCGCCGGCACGGACGCCCGGCGAAGGAGACACGGTGGGCGTGGTGTTCGCCGCCGACGACGTCGTGGTCCTCGGGCCGGAGGTGCCCTAG
- a CDS encoding LOG family protein, with amino-acid sequence MTATPHDREIESLEEFDHVAARGSLVGYRLQSLDLTARTADLLRVETTAAVFLGCRMEPEAAAKVRADGALVFPPVPDLPFDPYRGQLYSPDDLFAGLADGGYEATPDALAYAWFQRTKADGDIFASMLRAVHDDAMSDALDELLAGAGVVGVMGGHAMGRGTDAYAGAARLGRELSRAGFTVATGGGPGAMEAANLGAYTAPHPDGMLDDALLLLAKTPLFVPSVTDWAQAAFEVRERWPQGGDSVGIPTWFYGHEPPNAFAGHIAKYFANATREDGLLARCDKGVIFLPGAAGTLQEIFDNATPNYYGSRGEPTPMVLVNRSHWTEHLPAWPLLRSLARGRSMEGRIALVDSVEEAPGALRRLLAATPGPTAP; translated from the coding sequence ATGACGGCCACCCCGCACGACCGTGAGATCGAGTCCCTCGAAGAGTTCGACCACGTCGCCGCCCGCGGTTCGCTCGTCGGGTACCGCCTGCAGTCGCTCGACCTCACCGCCCGCACCGCCGACCTGCTCCGCGTCGAGACCACCGCCGCGGTGTTCCTCGGCTGCCGGATGGAGCCCGAGGCCGCCGCCAAGGTACGCGCGGACGGCGCACTGGTCTTCCCGCCCGTGCCCGACCTGCCCTTCGACCCGTACCGCGGGCAGCTCTACTCCCCCGACGACCTCTTCGCCGGCCTCGCGGACGGCGGCTACGAGGCGACGCCGGACGCCCTCGCCTACGCCTGGTTCCAGCGGACCAAGGCCGACGGCGACATCTTCGCCTCGATGCTGCGCGCCGTCCACGACGACGCGATGTCCGACGCGCTCGACGAACTCCTCGCCGGCGCAGGGGTCGTGGGGGTCATGGGCGGGCACGCGATGGGCCGTGGCACCGACGCGTACGCCGGTGCCGCTCGTCTCGGCCGCGAGCTGTCCCGTGCGGGGTTCACGGTCGCCACCGGCGGCGGGCCCGGCGCGATGGAGGCCGCCAACCTCGGCGCGTACACGGCGCCGCACCCGGACGGGATGCTGGACGACGCGCTCCTGCTCCTCGCCAAGACGCCGTTGTTCGTGCCGTCCGTCACCGACTGGGCGCAGGCCGCCTTCGAGGTGCGGGAGCGCTGGCCGCAGGGCGGCGACTCGGTCGGGATCCCGACCTGGTTCTACGGTCACGAGCCGCCCAACGCCTTCGCGGGCCACATCGCCAAGTACTTCGCCAACGCCACCCGCGAGGACGGTCTGCTGGCCCGCTGCGACAAGGGCGTGATCTTCCTGCCGGGCGCCGCCGGCACCCTGCAGGAGATCTTCGACAACGCGACCCCGAACTACTACGGGTCCCGCGGCGAACCGACCCCCATGGTGCTGGTGAACCGGTCCCACTGGACGGAGCACCTGCCCGCCTGGCCGCTGCTCCGGTCCCTGGCGCGCGGCAGGTCGATGGAGGGGCGCATCGCGCTCGTCGACTCGGTCGAGGAGGCTCCCGGCGCCCTGCGACGGCTGCTCGCGGCCACGCCAGGTCCGACGGCCCCCTAG
- a CDS encoding ABC transporter permease yields MAGPVAFFAVFFAYPVSAIVARGLHADGAWQFGRFGEVLGRPDILSVLWFTTWQALASTALTLLIALPGAYAFARLDFPAKRLLRAVVTVPFVLPTVVVGTAFLALLGRGGLLDELWGIRLDTTVWAILLAHVFFNYAVVVRTVGSLWSQLDPRQEEAARVLGAGRFAAWRRVTLPALVPSLAAAALMVFLFTFTSFGVVQILGGPSFSTLEVEIYRQTADFLDLTTAAVLTMVQFTAVGAVLAVHSWTLRRRESALRLVDPARTARRPRGAAQWALLGGVLATVLVLLLAPLAVLVERSFDTPAGYGLDYYRELATVDPAGGAFLVPPIDAVWNSLRYAVAATAVAVAVGGLAAAALTRRAGRLVRGFDALLMLPLGVSAVTVGFGFLITLDEPPLDLRASWILVPLAQALVGVPFVVRTMLPVLRAVDERLREAAAVLGASPLRAWREVDLPLVRRALLVAAGFAFAVSLGEFGATVFIARPDNPTLPVAVARLLGRPGELNYGQAMALSTILMVVCAAALLLLERLRTESTSEEL; encoded by the coding sequence ATGGCCGGCCCTGTCGCGTTCTTCGCCGTCTTTTTCGCCTACCCCGTCTCCGCGATCGTCGCGCGCGGTCTCCACGCGGACGGGGCCTGGCAGTTCGGCCGGTTCGGCGAGGTGCTCGGCCGGCCGGACATCCTGTCGGTGCTGTGGTTCACCACCTGGCAGGCGCTCGCCTCCACGGCGCTGACGCTGCTGATCGCCCTCCCCGGCGCGTACGCCTTCGCACGCCTCGACTTCCCGGCCAAGCGACTGCTGCGGGCGGTGGTCACCGTGCCGTTCGTGCTGCCGACCGTCGTCGTCGGCACGGCGTTCCTGGCGCTGCTGGGGCGCGGCGGGCTCCTCGACGAACTGTGGGGCATCCGGCTGGACACCACCGTGTGGGCCATCCTCCTCGCGCACGTCTTCTTCAACTACGCCGTGGTCGTCCGTACCGTCGGCAGCCTCTGGTCCCAGCTCGACCCCCGCCAGGAGGAGGCCGCCCGGGTCCTGGGCGCGGGGCGCTTCGCCGCCTGGCGGCGGGTGACGCTGCCCGCCCTGGTGCCGTCGCTGGCCGCCGCCGCCCTGATGGTCTTCCTCTTCACCTTCACGTCGTTCGGTGTCGTGCAGATCCTCGGCGGCCCCTCCTTCTCCACCCTGGAAGTGGAGATCTACCGGCAGACCGCCGACTTCCTGGACCTGACGACGGCGGCCGTGCTGACGATGGTGCAGTTCACGGCGGTCGGTGCGGTCCTCGCTGTGCACTCCTGGACCCTGCGCCGGCGAGAGAGCGCACTGCGGCTCGTCGACCCGGCGCGCACCGCCCGGCGGCCGCGCGGCGCGGCCCAGTGGGCGCTGCTCGGCGGCGTCCTGGCCACCGTGCTCGTCCTCCTGCTGGCGCCGCTCGCGGTGCTGGTCGAGCGTTCCTTCGACACCCCGGCAGGATACGGGCTCGACTACTACCGGGAGCTGGCCACCGTGGACCCGGCCGGCGGCGCCTTCCTCGTGCCGCCGATCGACGCCGTGTGGAACTCGCTCCGGTACGCCGTGGCCGCCACGGCCGTCGCGGTCGCGGTCGGCGGGCTCGCCGCGGCGGCGCTCACCCGCAGGGCCGGGCGGCTGGTCCGCGGCTTCGACGCGCTGCTGATGCTGCCGCTCGGGGTCTCCGCCGTGACCGTGGGCTTCGGCTTCCTCATCACCCTCGACGAACCGCCGCTCGACCTGCGGGCCTCATGGATCCTGGTGCCCCTCGCGCAGGCACTCGTCGGTGTGCCCTTCGTCGTCCGCACGATGCTGCCGGTGCTGCGCGCCGTGGACGAACGGCTGCGGGAGGCCGCCGCCGTGCTGGGCGCGTCACCACTGCGTGCCTGGCGCGAGGTGGACCTGCCGCTGGTGCGCAGGGCCCTGCTGGTCGCCGCCGGGTTCGCCTTCGCCGTCTCCCTGGGCGAGTTCGGCGCGACGGTCTTCATCGCCCGGCCGGACAATCCGACCCTGCCCGTCGCCGTCGCCCGCCTGCTGGGCCGGCCCGGCGAGCTCAACTACGGGCAGGCGATGGCACTGAGCACGATCCTGATGGTGGTGTGCGCGGCGGCTCTGCTCCTGCTCGAACGCCTCCGCACCGAATCCACGTCCGAGGAGCTGTGA